A single Lancefieldella parvula DSM 20469 DNA region contains:
- a CDS encoding helix-turn-helix domain-containing protein, whose protein sequence is MPRQSDQSAERYNDVFPTTLRGLLESHPKDGHKTTYKDLGEAVGVRQQTISQYAAGQTQPTADVVLRIAQFFGVSVDYMLTGISAYNRSLHEELGLSEEAISHLKRARDIYPQVDPDRTRTMPLLNELLSDKEFYEFLDGLHFYIERLGGDDPVSEEMKKHFKGLDIKGYFVWQIQTYVQEFLRKKLVKQGFEIVVE, encoded by the coding sequence ATGCCAAGACAGTCAGACCAAAGCGCGGAGAGATACAATGACGTATTCCCCACCACGCTGCGCGGCCTTCTGGAGAGCCACCCTAAAGACGGGCACAAGACGACCTACAAGGATCTCGGCGAGGCGGTGGGCGTGCGCCAGCAGACCATCAGCCAGTACGCCGCAGGGCAGACCCAGCCCACAGCCGACGTGGTACTGCGCATCGCGCAGTTCTTCGGCGTGTCAGTGGACTACATGCTTACGGGCATAAGCGCGTACAACAGGAGCCTGCACGAGGAACTCGGTCTCTCCGAAGAGGCCATCTCGCACCTCAAGCGGGCACGAGACATATACCCGCAGGTTGACCCCGACCGCACACGCACGATGCCGCTTCTCAACGAGCTGCTCTCCGACAAGGAATTCTACGAGTTCCTCGACGGCCTGCACTTCTACATCGAGAGGCTCGGCGGAGACGACCCTGTTTCCGAGGAGATGAAAAAGCACTTCAAGGGTCTCGACATAAAGGGCTACTTCGTCTGGCAGATCCAGACCTACGTGCAGGAGTTCTTAAGGAAGAAACTCGTCAAGCAGGGATTTGAAATCGTGGTGGAGTAG
- a CDS encoding N-6 DNA methylase, whose protein sequence is MAKLKYQEKDGKVYCPLKDKWLIATPEEKVRQRYVCTLVNDFGYQLEQMAQELKVTNSKRGQGKARADIVIWKSTDEKDESKSAFIVVECKAENVKIHVEDYYQGFNYASWAHAQFFVTTNEKETKYFNVDPTYLPQKLEEVVGIPTAKDVDNAKKIEQIKNRTKTFTREEFTRTLQACHNIIRNNDKLSPEAAFDEISKLLFMKIRYERQQRGTKVFTRKQYEAEEKNYEENIRPGLKGTVLYSQSYMQRLFSTTKEEFKDDHLFEDSDEIKIRNNSFIQILGKLENFNLSDTQDDVKGIAFEQFLGTTFRGELGQFFTPRTIVDFMTEIIDPQEGEIICDPTCGSGGFLIKAFEYVREKIEADIREQKEKLRSEFESDDFESKPEDEQIRVTVLIDKMQAVLNAELDTSATNSRMQQLSRNCIYGTDANPRMARTSKMNMIMHGDGHGGVHHHDGLLNVNGIFEERFDVILTNPPFGQNVDRSQTITDADRFTDEEMKKKYRNKYGEAYDEALKQVDDHIGKPLLSLYDLGSTSTLTEVLFMERCLRLLKKGGRMGMVLPEGVLNNKNLAAVREYFEGKAKLILICSIPQDVFIAAGATVKPSLVFMRKFTAEEEAKYAKCKQAAADEVAALHKDEVDELEKAIAYCTAVTETLKDDLKDARSRLKQAKKDKAKTSSINAEINAIQQEQTDNKTKKKEVEKTLKDLQKRMIEEVKPLIKKNFDYDIPIAKIDDAGITTTGAASEGNQLPALVEEYKAYRKEHALWETDNRASRYIPIDEDSFQRVFFEEGEEVH, encoded by the coding sequence ATGGCAAAACTCAAATATCAAGAAAAGGACGGCAAGGTCTACTGCCCGCTCAAGGACAAGTGGCTGATTGCCACTCCGGAGGAAAAGGTCAGGCAGCGATACGTCTGCACGCTCGTTAACGACTTCGGCTACCAGCTCGAGCAAATGGCGCAGGAACTCAAGGTCACCAACTCCAAACGAGGCCAAGGCAAGGCGCGTGCGGACATCGTCATCTGGAAGAGTACAGACGAAAAAGACGAGAGCAAGTCAGCCTTCATCGTAGTCGAATGCAAGGCGGAAAACGTCAAGATCCATGTCGAGGACTATTATCAAGGATTTAACTACGCGTCTTGGGCGCACGCCCAGTTCTTCGTCACGACGAACGAGAAGGAAACAAAATACTTCAACGTCGACCCAACCTATCTTCCCCAGAAGCTGGAGGAGGTCGTCGGCATCCCGACAGCGAAGGACGTCGATAATGCGAAGAAGATAGAGCAGATCAAGAACCGCACGAAGACCTTCACCCGCGAGGAGTTCACGCGGACGCTTCAGGCATGCCACAACATCATCCGAAACAACGACAAGCTTTCCCCGGAGGCTGCGTTCGACGAGATCAGCAAGCTGCTATTCATGAAGATACGCTACGAGCGCCAGCAACGGGGCACTAAGGTGTTCACGAGAAAACAGTACGAGGCGGAGGAGAAGAACTACGAGGAAAATATCCGTCCCGGCCTCAAAGGCACAGTTCTCTACTCACAGTCGTACATGCAGCGCCTTTTCAGCACCACGAAGGAGGAATTCAAAGACGACCACCTCTTCGAGGACAGCGACGAGATCAAGATCAGGAACAACAGCTTCATCCAGATCCTCGGAAAGCTTGAAAACTTCAACCTATCCGATACGCAAGACGATGTGAAGGGCATCGCCTTCGAGCAGTTCCTTGGCACGACATTCAGAGGCGAGTTGGGTCAGTTCTTCACACCGCGCACCATCGTCGATTTCATGACGGAGATCATCGATCCTCAGGAGGGCGAGATCATCTGCGATCCGACATGCGGCTCCGGCGGCTTCCTCATCAAGGCTTTCGAGTACGTCCGCGAGAAGATCGAGGCGGACATCCGCGAGCAGAAGGAGAAGCTGCGCTCGGAGTTTGAAAGCGACGATTTCGAGAGCAAACCCGAAGACGAGCAGATCAGAGTCACCGTCCTTATCGACAAGATGCAAGCCGTGCTCAACGCAGAGCTTGATACTAGTGCAACCAATAGTCGCATGCAGCAGCTTTCCCGCAACTGCATCTACGGCACGGACGCCAACCCGCGCATGGCGCGAACGTCCAAGATGAACATGATCATGCACGGAGACGGACACGGCGGCGTACACCACCACGACGGCCTTCTGAATGTGAATGGCATCTTCGAGGAGCGTTTCGACGTGATTCTCACCAACCCGCCATTCGGCCAGAACGTCGACCGCAGTCAGACCATCACGGACGCCGACCGCTTCACCGACGAGGAGATGAAGAAGAAGTACCGCAACAAGTACGGCGAGGCATATGACGAGGCGCTCAAGCAGGTTGACGACCATATCGGAAAGCCCTTGCTCTCGCTCTACGATCTCGGCTCCACGAGCACCCTCACCGAAGTGCTCTTCATGGAGCGCTGCCTGCGCCTTCTCAAGAAGGGCGGACGCATGGGCATGGTTCTGCCCGAAGGCGTCCTCAACAACAAGAACCTTGCAGCGGTGCGCGAGTACTTCGAGGGAAAGGCAAAGCTAATCCTCATCTGCTCCATCCCGCAGGACGTGTTCATTGCGGCAGGTGCGACAGTAAAGCCGAGCCTCGTTTTCATGCGGAAGTTCACCGCCGAAGAAGAAGCAAAGTACGCCAAGTGCAAACAGGCCGCAGCAGACGAGGTGGCCGCACTGCATAAGGATGAGGTCGACGAGCTTGAAAAGGCCATAGCCTACTGCACCGCCGTCACCGAAACGCTCAAGGACGATCTCAAAGATGCCCGCAGCAGGCTGAAACAGGCCAAGAAGGACAAGGCGAAAACCTCAAGTATCAATGCGGAAATCAATGCCATCCAGCAAGAGCAGACCGATAACAAAACAAAGAAGAAGGAGGTGGAGAAGACGCTCAAGGATCTGCAAAAACGGATGATCGAAGAGGTAAAGCCGCTCATCAAGAAGAACTTCGACTACGACATCCCCATCGCAAAGATTGACGATGCCGGAATCACAACCACGGGCGCGGCATCCGAGGGAAACCAACTGCCCGCTCTTGTCGAGGAATACAAGGCGTACCGCAAGGAGCATGCCCTGTGGGAAACGGACAATCGGGCATCCCGGTATATTCCCATAGATGAGGATAGCTTCCAACGAGTCTTTTTCGAGGAAGGCGAGGAGGTGCACTAA
- a CDS encoding restriction endonuclease subunit S, whose protein sequence is MNDSASLLSTVLFSNIGQWDVKQFFLNIIQSSYTVEELGKHLVHQTEKVQLSDYPEDKFVILGVSNKIGMFDASIKKGKKIKQKYHVVKDGWLAYNPYRINVGSIGIKTPELQGGYISPAYVVFSCKDTLLPEYLWLMMKSDYFNALINDSTTGSVRQTLRFDKLASIKAPIPTVDEQKEILAQYHATLAEAEKNISDGNSFSDGLLFDIQSKVSDLEKDESAAEKPSSIIQPVPFAAMSRWEVAYTLKKGKLERVYGSFKCPFKSISELTKESLFGLSLKASLKQESGMIPILRMSNIVNGEIDCSSLKYLPYKSAVTPREPDKWLLRKGDFLINRTNSKELVGKSAVFNLDGDYTYASYIIRYRFDTSVVLPEYVNIMFMLPLVRIQIDTMSRQTAGQCNINSGEIGSIRIPIPSIPEQQAIIDKYYSTKDGADAFYAKAEELKQKTAEDFEKSIFA, encoded by the coding sequence ATGAATGATTCTGCATCTCTCCTCTCCACAGTGCTCTTTTCAAACATTGGGCAGTGGGATGTCAAGCAATTCTTTCTGAACATAATTCAGTCCTCGTATACCGTGGAGGAGCTTGGCAAACACCTCGTCCACCAAACCGAAAAAGTTCAACTTTCAGATTATCCAGAAGACAAGTTTGTCATCTTGGGTGTGTCAAACAAAATTGGAATGTTTGATGCCAGCATTAAAAAAGGCAAGAAGATCAAGCAAAAGTACCATGTTGTCAAAGATGGTTGGCTAGCCTACAACCCATACCGAATTAACGTTGGCTCTATCGGCATCAAAACCCCAGAGCTTCAAGGCGGGTATATCAGCCCTGCTTATGTTGTCTTCAGTTGTAAAGACACTTTGCTTCCTGAATATCTCTGGCTGATGATGAAGAGCGATTATTTCAATGCTCTCATCAACGATTCGACTACAGGCTCGGTACGTCAAACATTACGCTTCGATAAGCTGGCAAGCATCAAAGCGCCGATACCAACAGTAGATGAACAAAAAGAAATACTCGCCCAATATCACGCCACCCTCGCCGAGGCGGAGAAAAACATATCCGACGGCAATAGCTTCAGCGACGGCCTGCTCTTCGACATCCAGTCAAAGGTCTCCGACCTAGAAAAGGACGAGTCTGCTGCAGAAAAGCCTTCCTCGATCATTCAGCCGGTTCCCTTTGCTGCAATGTCACGTTGGGAGGTCGCCTATACGCTCAAGAAGGGAAAGCTGGAGCGGGTTTACGGTAGCTTCAAGTGTCCTTTCAAATCGATTTCAGAACTTACCAAGGAATCACTCTTTGGTCTGTCTCTTAAGGCGTCGCTCAAGCAGGAAAGCGGCATGATACCCATACTCCGTATGTCAAATATCGTCAATGGCGAAATCGACTGCAGCAGCCTTAAGTATCTGCCATACAAAAGCGCTGTTACTCCGAGGGAGCCGGACAAGTGGCTTCTTCGCAAAGGAGACTTTCTTATCAACAGAACAAACAGCAAAGAGCTGGTTGGCAAGTCTGCGGTATTCAATCTCGACGGCGACTACACCTATGCCTCGTATATCATACGCTACCGCTTCGACACATCGGTCGTCCTGCCGGAGTACGTGAATATCATGTTCATGCTTCCTCTGGTGCGAATCCAAATAGACACCATGAGCAGGCAGACCGCAGGGCAATGCAATATAAACAGCGGCGAGATCGGCTCTATTAGAATTCCCATCCCGTCAATTCCGGAGCAACAAGCCATCATCGATAAGTACTACTCTACGAAAGACGGCGCTGACGCGTTCTACGCCAAAGCGGAAGAGCTAAAACAAAAAACCGCTGAGGACTTCGAGAAGAGCATATTTGCATAA
- a CDS encoding DUF5049 domain-containing protein, whose product MGHRQDEHARYERRLALAFESDYHELVCYIEEHRREYWHFILKGEE is encoded by the coding sequence CTGGGACACCGGCAAGACGAACATGCTCGATACGAGCGCCGTCTAGCGCTCGCCTTCGAGAGCGACTACCATGAGTTGGTCTGCTACATTGAGGAGCACCGTCGTGAGTACTGGCACTTCATCCTGAAAGGCGAGGAATAA
- a CDS encoding DUF5049 domain-containing protein, translating to MSTVRRRRQTITDRIKEQILAIWDTGKTNMLDTSAV from the coding sequence GTGTCAACTGTGCGAAGAAGGCGGCAGACGATAACCGATAGGATCAAGGAGCAGATACTCGCCATCTGGGACACCGGCAAGACGAACATGCTCGATACGAGCGCCGTCTAG
- a CDS encoding GTP-binding protein codes for MKILVVSGFLGAGKTTFIQELVRRTGRDFAIYENEYGQADIDARRLRQDSDLKVWESTENCICCSGKQDFATSVLTISNTIDPEYLIVEPTGVAKLQSILDNVNQVAWERISLLAPVTVVDAVSWQTQRADFPEIFDNQLSAAASVVVSKLAPGSEDAVEPIKQLAAELNPQAEIIAESSYADIPDEWWNALLTRSLDGSVLTDVTSEEDEGPDLETMALTHAELPSPTHLIWLLDAASAGVFGKLARAKGTLPCGNQWVKFDLVERAWAITGDEPQEESRCVFIGRDLLRHGLREAFVPAFWHEQSDLADEHDHSHCDHEHGHCEHEGHEHGEHYEHYEH; via the coding sequence ATGAAAATCCTTGTTGTATCAGGCTTTCTTGGAGCTGGTAAAACTACCTTCATTCAGGAGCTCGTGCGCCGGACTGGGCGTGATTTTGCTATCTACGAGAATGAATATGGCCAGGCAGATATTGATGCACGACGTTTAAGGCAGGACTCTGACCTCAAAGTTTGGGAGTCTACCGAGAATTGCATTTGCTGCTCGGGCAAGCAGGATTTTGCGACATCGGTGCTGACCATCTCAAACACTATTGATCCAGAGTATTTAATTGTTGAACCAACTGGCGTGGCTAAGCTGCAGAGCATTCTTGATAATGTGAATCAGGTGGCTTGGGAGCGTATTAGTTTGCTGGCGCCAGTTACTGTGGTTGACGCTGTTTCGTGGCAGACTCAGCGTGCTGATTTTCCAGAGATTTTTGACAATCAGCTGAGTGCAGCCGCAAGCGTTGTAGTTTCTAAGCTTGCTCCAGGCAGCGAGGATGCCGTTGAGCCTATTAAGCAACTTGCAGCAGAGTTGAATCCGCAGGCAGAGATTATTGCGGAGTCTTCGTATGCTGATATTCCTGACGAGTGGTGGAATGCTCTTTTGACTCGCTCGCTTGACGGCTCTGTTCTTACAGACGTGACTAGCGAGGAAGACGAGGGTCCTGATCTGGAGACTATGGCTCTAACTCACGCTGAGCTTCCAAGTCCAACGCATCTGATTTGGCTTTTGGACGCGGCGTCGGCTGGTGTTTTTGGAAAGCTTGCACGCGCAAAGGGCACGCTGCCGTGCGGTAATCAGTGGGTCAAGTTTGACCTGGTAGAGCGTGCATGGGCTATTACGGGCGACGAACCTCAGGAAGAGTCTAGGTGTGTGTTTATTGGTCGCGACTTGTTGCGCCATGGACTTCGTGAGGCATTTGTGCCGGCGTTCTGGCACGAGCAGTCGGACCTTGCTGATGAGCATGACCATTCACACTGTGATCACGAGCATGGCCACTGTGAGCACGAGGGTCACGAGCACGGTGAGCACTACGAGCACTACGAGCACTGA
- a CDS encoding NAD(P)-dependent alcohol dehydrogenase: protein MKGYAMLKIGESGWIEKETPKCGPLDAICKPLAVAICTSDIHTLWEGAIGDRHNMILGHECSAEVVEVGECVKDFKPGDRVLVPAITPDWNSLEAQAGYSMHSGGMLAGWKFSNFKDGVFSEYFHVNDADGNLAHMPEGMDPADACILSDMVPTGFHAVELAGVEFGDTVLVIGIGPVGLMSVAGAALHGASRIIAVGTRPVCVEAAKGYGATDFISYKDGPIWEQVMELTGGKGVDRVCVDGGGCETFEDAVKALKPGGKIGNVNYLGSGDYVNIPRVEWGVGMGHKDIRGGLMPGGRLRMEKLSSLVTSGRLDLHPEVTHLYHGWDHLEEALFTMRDKPADLIKPVVVVD from the coding sequence ATGAAGGGTTATGCAATGCTCAAGATCGGCGAGTCCGGCTGGATTGAGAAGGAGACACCAAAGTGTGGTCCTTTGGACGCAATCTGCAAGCCACTTGCGGTCGCAATTTGTACTTCTGATATTCATACTCTGTGGGAGGGCGCAATCGGCGACCGTCATAACATGATTCTTGGTCATGAGTGCTCCGCAGAGGTTGTTGAGGTTGGCGAGTGCGTTAAGGACTTCAAGCCTGGCGACCGCGTCCTCGTTCCTGCAATTACTCCAGACTGGAACTCTCTTGAGGCTCAGGCTGGTTACTCCATGCACTCCGGTGGCATGCTTGCTGGCTGGAAGTTCTCCAACTTCAAGGATGGCGTCTTCTCTGAGTACTTCCATGTAAACGATGCTGATGGCAATCTCGCTCACATGCCAGAGGGTATGGACCCAGCAGACGCTTGTATCCTTTCCGACATGGTTCCAACTGGTTTCCATGCAGTCGAGCTTGCTGGCGTTGAGTTTGGCGACACCGTCCTAGTCATCGGCATTGGACCTGTAGGCTTGATGTCTGTTGCTGGTGCTGCACTTCACGGTGCTTCTCGCATTATTGCTGTTGGTACCCGTCCAGTCTGCGTTGAGGCAGCTAAGGGCTACGGCGCAACCGACTTTATCTCTTACAAGGACGGTCCAATCTGGGAGCAGGTCATGGAGCTTACCGGTGGTAAGGGCGTTGACCGCGTCTGCGTCGATGGTGGCGGCTGCGAGACCTTTGAGGATGCTGTTAAGGCTCTCAAGCCTGGCGGAAAGATTGGTAACGTCAACTACCTTGGCTCTGGCGACTACGTCAACATTCCTCGCGTTGAGTGGGGCGTTGGCATGGGCCACAAGGACATTCGTGGCGGCCTCATGCCTGGCGGACGTCTGCGCATGGAAAAGCTCTCCAGCCTTGTTACTTCTGGTCGTCTTGACCTTCACCCAGAGGTTACTCACCTCTATCACGGCTGGGATCACCTTGAGGAAGCTCTCTTCACCATGCGTGATAAGCCAGCTGACCTTATCAAGCCAGTTGTTGTTGTCGATTAG
- a CDS encoding YdcF family protein: MPLDNLLRDAGAHFNWEYVVSIALLLAPAVVPGVLFIYSFIKEPRQFRNALFLFAALAWSAVLLVLRFNNYILGLILVALVLLTPFLTIIFLLINTVVVVKNNGFSLTSMLPFLMAGFLILLIASPAIVSYLDPDTHRIVVVLLGLFMLEGLWFSFTFVALLFYSWIYRILPRRRTYDYIIIHGAGLDGPRPTPLLAGRINKALELWNKQHQHGKFVVSGGQGADEVVSEAQAMRDYLLEKDVPLDAILMEDKSTTTWENLKYSIGIINNDWTASANTTSVDTSASSGSFAASTIGTDFTTAVVTSDFHVFRCAEYAHNLGLKADGIGSHTKGWYWPTAFIREFIAITKAHLWPYLVFASIYILINVLDYVFFFLGVL, encoded by the coding sequence ATGCCTTTAGACAACCTATTGAGAGACGCAGGAGCTCATTTTAACTGGGAATATGTAGTTTCAATTGCGCTTTTACTGGCTCCAGCAGTTGTTCCAGGTGTGCTTTTTATTTACTCCTTTATCAAAGAACCTCGACAGTTCCGCAATGCACTTTTTCTATTTGCGGCTCTAGCATGGTCCGCGGTTCTTCTGGTATTGAGGTTTAACAACTATATTCTTGGATTAATTTTAGTTGCTCTTGTGCTGCTAACACCCTTTCTGACCATTATTTTCTTACTGATTAACACCGTAGTTGTTGTAAAAAATAATGGATTTTCGCTGACATCAATGTTGCCGTTTTTGATGGCTGGATTTCTTATTTTGCTCATTGCTTCTCCCGCTATCGTAAGTTATTTGGACCCAGATACTCACCGCATTGTTGTCGTTTTACTGGGGCTTTTTATGCTTGAGGGCCTATGGTTCTCGTTTACTTTTGTAGCTTTGCTGTTCTATTCGTGGATATACCGAATCCTTCCCCGTCGCCGCACCTATGATTACATCATTATTCATGGCGCCGGACTTGATGGCCCGCGACCAACTCCTTTACTTGCAGGCAGAATAAATAAGGCTCTCGAACTTTGGAACAAGCAACATCAACACGGAAAGTTTGTTGTTTCCGGAGGCCAAGGTGCTGATGAAGTTGTCTCCGAGGCTCAAGCTATGCGCGACTATCTTCTAGAAAAAGACGTTCCACTCGATGCAATCCTTATGGAAGACAAGTCAACCACTACCTGGGAAAATCTTAAATACTCGATAGGCATTATCAACAATGACTGGACAGCAAGCGCCAACACCACCAGCGTTGACACAAGCGCATCCAGCGGTTCTTTCGCAGCTTCTACCATAGGTACCGACTTCACCACCGCAGTTGTTACCAGCGATTTCCATGTTTTCCGCTGCGCCGAATACGCTCACAATCTAGGCCTTAAAGCAGACGGCATTGGATCTCACACAAAGGGCTGGTACTGGCCTACGGCATTTATCCGTGAGTTTATTGCAATCACTAAAGCGCACCTCTGGCCATATTTGGTTTTTGCTAGCATTTATATATTGATTAACGTCCTCGACTACGTATTCTTCTTCCTAGGGGTTTTGTAG
- a CDS encoding cation:proton antiporter has translation METFEFVLIVLTCVAASSVIDKFVNVSIPVIQVVIGLLVALVLPSVQEVHLESELFMLVFIAPLLFNETRETNIRALLLNLNSILSLAIALVIVSVLSVGYALHLMVPSIPLAAAFALASALGPTDAATVTALKSNIHLTHRQQTLLSGESLINDASGVVAFQFSVAAAVTGTFSLIDAAGSFTVLFVGGVAVGIVTGFAFSAINAMLGRLGYEDTVANVLYEVLTPFLVYLLAETFHVSGVLAVVAAGLIIALPRRQHNKAMVARQKLVSDSTWKVISFLINGTIFVFLGMQLPLAVLPGTNGGLNILQILGIVAAITLFMHAVRFAWLYALETHKLHKGGHLCTGKDNEKDDGEKPVEQLAELNANQSAEQPLNQSKAACIPKPISITSAELIKNVLVTTIAGAKGAVTLSIILTLPLATQSGAAFPQRDLLITIAAGVILATLFLADNLLPVLSKSPEADSDLPERLHKGEIAVLEATLAELRSMLQSENPMSKYLPALRLTITRYTNRLFASRITAPDSGKLMKEVILHETEVQRKCLEELRKRHVKTNNPIPWDQIVDDITSIRRSVGYYGPIANIAAKTNHRSRFAVALHELKLSAQRIIDGGIRHLEDADQSYYQACLYALEMEYAGLDDLERIANGDDEEMAVIASNLMIDHESAIESIWSRININDEHGSSTTQVSYLLPYNLSSHKMSPHFRQQIANAREYADDVAENALRIELDQISRLQSEGVIDREVAAHLRENVYYLQMTLSE, from the coding sequence TTGGAGACATTTGAATTTGTGCTCATCGTTTTGACGTGCGTCGCAGCTTCCTCGGTCATCGACAAGTTTGTCAACGTCTCCATCCCGGTAATACAGGTGGTCATAGGCCTATTGGTGGCACTCGTTTTACCCAGCGTCCAAGAAGTGCATCTGGAATCTGAGCTCTTTATGCTGGTCTTTATTGCTCCGCTCCTCTTCAACGAGACGAGAGAAACCAACATCCGTGCGCTTCTCCTCAACTTGAACAGTATTTTGTCATTGGCAATTGCACTAGTGATTGTCAGTGTTCTCTCGGTCGGCTACGCCCTCCATCTGATGGTTCCCTCAATCCCCCTAGCTGCAGCTTTTGCACTTGCTTCAGCGCTTGGACCAACGGATGCAGCCACCGTTACCGCACTTAAATCAAACATTCATCTAACCCATCGCCAGCAGACGCTTCTCTCCGGAGAATCCCTCATTAACGACGCATCCGGCGTTGTTGCATTTCAATTCTCCGTTGCAGCAGCTGTTACGGGTACGTTTTCGCTGATAGACGCAGCGGGATCATTCACGGTGCTTTTTGTAGGCGGCGTGGCAGTGGGAATTGTCACAGGCTTTGCTTTCTCTGCCATCAACGCAATGCTTGGCAGATTGGGCTATGAGGACACTGTTGCAAACGTCCTCTACGAAGTACTCACGCCATTTCTTGTCTATCTTCTTGCCGAAACCTTCCACGTTTCTGGCGTACTGGCCGTTGTAGCAGCGGGCTTGATAATTGCACTTCCTCGCAGACAACATAATAAAGCGATGGTAGCAAGACAAAAACTGGTATCTGATTCCACATGGAAGGTCATAAGCTTCCTCATCAACGGCACCATCTTTGTCTTCCTGGGAATGCAGCTTCCACTTGCCGTACTTCCTGGTACTAACGGCGGCCTCAATATCCTGCAAATTCTAGGTATTGTTGCTGCAATTACCCTGTTTATGCATGCCGTCCGCTTTGCATGGCTCTACGCGCTGGAAACTCACAAGCTCCACAAGGGTGGTCACCTCTGCACTGGTAAAGATAACGAGAAAGACGATGGCGAGAAACCCGTCGAGCAGCTCGCTGAACTGAATGCTAATCAAAGTGCTGAGCAACCCCTCAACCAGTCCAAAGCCGCGTGTATTCCAAAGCCTATCTCTATCACATCTGCCGAGCTCATTAAAAACGTACTGGTCACTACCATTGCGGGTGCAAAAGGCGCGGTAACGTTGTCGATCATCCTCACCTTGCCGCTGGCAACTCAGTCCGGAGCAGCGTTTCCACAGAGGGATCTGTTAATCACCATTGCCGCCGGCGTTATTCTCGCCACATTGTTCTTGGCAGACAACCTATTACCTGTGTTGTCCAAGTCTCCGGAAGCTGACTCTGACCTACCTGAACGCCTCCACAAAGGAGAGATTGCCGTTTTGGAAGCAACTCTTGCCGAACTCAGGAGCATGCTACAGTCAGAAAACCCTATGTCAAAGTATCTACCTGCGCTTCGTTTGACTATCACGCGTTATACCAACCGCCTGTTTGCTTCTCGTATTACCGCGCCCGACTCAGGCAAACTGATGAAAGAAGTAATACTTCACGAGACAGAAGTACAGCGGAAATGTCTTGAGGAGCTTCGCAAGCGTCACGTTAAGACCAACAACCCCATTCCATGGGACCAAATTGTCGATGATATTACTTCAATTCGCAGGTCAGTTGGTTATTACGGACCTATTGCAAACATTGCTGCAAAGACAAACCACCGCTCACGGTTTGCCGTTGCTCTCCACGAGCTTAAGCTGTCAGCACAACGCATCATTGATGGCGGTATTAGACATCTAGAGGATGCTGACCAGTCCTACTACCAGGCATGTCTATACGCGCTTGAGATGGAATACGCAGGGCTCGACGACCTAGAGCGCATTGCAAACGGCGACGATGAAGAGATGGCGGTCATTGCATCAAACTTGATGATTGACCACGAGTCGGCAATTGAGTCCATTTGGAGCCGCATCAATATCAACGATGAGCACGGCTCTAGTACTACTCAAGTTTCTTACCTTCTACCTTACAATCTGAGCTCACATAAGATGTCACCGCATTTTAGGCAGCAGATTGCCAATGCTCGCGAGTACGCCGATGATGTGGCAGAAAACGCACTGCGCATTGAGTTGGACCAGATCTCGCGCCTTCAGTCTGAGGGCGTCATTGACCGCGAAGTTGCCGCCCACCTACGCGAAAACGTCTACTACCTGCAGATGACTTTGAGTGAGTAG